A genomic region of Mesobacillus jeotgali contains the following coding sequences:
- a CDS encoding alanyl-tRNA editing protein, producing MKNKLYYHDAYMKKFSAELTAQKEDESGRIYCILSQTAFYPTGGGQPFDTGFLNGVEVVAVEEVNGEIRHYIKGKLAEGNPVEAEIEWDRRFDHMQQHAGQHILSASFEDLYGYKTISFHLGKDTLTIDLDTENLSTDEAAKVEELANQVILENRPIVTKWVDEEELKQYRLRKELSVSNNIRLVIIPNFDYNGCGGTHPNSTAEIGSLKILGWERQKKMVRVEFVCGKRVLNKLGQKHEVIKELTALLNAPEQDMSSSVNRLLAQKKELEKTIEEMKDQLLKFEANEIIESGKNDMVRRVFNNRDIQELQKLARLLVSTAEDKVFLLASENEEKLQFVFAKGKKTEGDLKGLSQRALSIIDGKGGGNDTLVQGGGKWMSGEEFIQKVTGIIQ from the coding sequence ATGAAAAACAAATTATATTATCACGATGCATACATGAAAAAATTCTCTGCGGAGCTGACTGCGCAAAAAGAAGACGAATCTGGGAGGATATACTGCATCCTTTCTCAGACAGCTTTTTACCCGACAGGTGGTGGTCAGCCATTCGATACCGGATTCTTAAACGGCGTAGAAGTAGTGGCTGTTGAGGAAGTTAATGGGGAAATCCGCCATTATATAAAGGGGAAATTGGCGGAAGGAAATCCTGTTGAAGCGGAAATTGAATGGGATCGCAGATTTGACCATATGCAGCAGCATGCTGGACAGCATATTCTTTCCGCTTCGTTCGAGGATTTGTATGGATATAAAACGATCAGTTTCCATCTTGGTAAAGATACACTGACAATAGACTTGGATACAGAAAATCTTTCAACAGATGAGGCCGCAAAGGTGGAAGAGCTAGCTAATCAGGTGATTCTCGAAAACCGCCCAATCGTCACTAAATGGGTGGATGAAGAGGAACTGAAGCAATACAGACTCAGGAAAGAATTATCCGTATCTAATAACATCAGGCTCGTCATAATACCAAACTTTGACTACAATGGCTGCGGCGGCACACATCCAAACAGCACTGCCGAGATCGGATCATTGAAAATCCTGGGATGGGAAAGGCAAAAGAAAATGGTGCGTGTTGAGTTTGTTTGTGGTAAAAGGGTGCTGAACAAGCTTGGCCAAAAGCATGAGGTCATCAAGGAACTCACAGCCCTGCTCAATGCACCAGAACAGGATATGAGTTCATCAGTAAATAGACTTCTTGCCCAAAAGAAAGAACTTGAAAAAACTATTGAGGAAATGAAGGATCAATTATTAAAATTTGAAGCAAACGAGATAATTGAATCAGGAAAGAATGATATGGTCAGGCGCGTATTTAATAACAGGGACATCCAAGAACTTCAAAAGCTGGCCAGGCTGCTCGTTTCAACTGCTGAAGATAAGGTATTCTTGCTTGCGTCTGAAAATGAGGAAAAGCTTCAATTCGTTTTTGCAAAAGGTAAGAAAACAGAAGGCGACTTGAAGGGATTATCACAAAGGGCACTTTCCATAATTGATGGTAAGGGTGGAGGTAACGATACTCTTGTTCAAGGTGGGGGCAAATGGATGTCAGGTGAGGAATTCATCCAGAAGGTTACCGGAATTATCCAATAA
- a CDS encoding metal-dependent hydrolase: MDSVTHTLFGLALYGAVDKKDMEKSQKRAYLLTAVGASQIPDIDVISQLWDNDGLYQMWHRGITHSIFLTPLWAALFILLSFLLFKVKDVKLFFLGWLAVIIHNTSDLFNAWGTGYLEPFSNIRITFGTIPIIDFVFWVILGTAFIASKFNKVKSPSYFKLAWVFIALHVVTQSVQGWMLYNQYEDDYEQIALSAGFIPWTYTVIAKNEGEVNIYQDNLFSERELQYELTSAEDTDLNVLFSEKPEAKTLTEWSPFVVIVDDGDRIGVYDPRFYRNGQSFLFEYIDKTQ; this comes from the coding sequence ATGGATTCAGTTACGCATACACTTTTCGGTTTAGCCTTGTATGGCGCCGTTGATAAAAAAGATATGGAAAAATCGCAGAAGCGTGCTTATTTATTAACCGCGGTCGGTGCAAGCCAGATCCCGGACATCGATGTCATTTCACAGCTGTGGGATAATGATGGACTTTACCAGATGTGGCATCGAGGCATCACCCATTCAATTTTCCTGACACCATTGTGGGCCGCTTTATTTATTCTACTATCTTTCCTTCTATTTAAAGTAAAAGATGTAAAACTTTTTTTCCTTGGATGGCTGGCAGTCATCATCCATAATACAAGTGATTTATTCAACGCCTGGGGAACTGGCTATCTCGAACCATTTTCTAATATAAGAATCACATTTGGGACAATCCCCATCATTGATTTCGTTTTCTGGGTGATTCTCGGAACTGCATTTATTGCGTCAAAGTTTAATAAGGTAAAAAGTCCATCCTACTTTAAACTTGCATGGGTCTTTATTGCTCTGCACGTCGTTACCCAAAGTGTCCAGGGCTGGATGCTTTATAATCAATATGAGGACGATTATGAACAGATTGCACTTTCTGCTGGCTTCATTCCATGGACATATACAGTGATCGCCAAAAATGAAGGTGAAGTTAACATTTATCAGGATAATCTCTTCTCAGAAAGAGAGCTACAATATGAGCTTACTTCCGCAGAGGATACAGATCTCAATGTATTATTCTCTGAAAAACCTGAAGCTAAGACGCTTACTGAATGGTCCCCATTTGTCGTGATCGTTGACGATGGAGATAGAATAGGAGTCTACGATCCACGCTTTTACCGAAACGGACAATCCTTCCTGTTCGAATACATTGATAAAACTCAATGA
- a CDS encoding peptide chain release factor 3: MKKLKDEVQSRRTFAIISHPDAGKTTLTEKLLLFGGAIRDAGTVKAKKTGKFATSDWMEIEKQRGISVTSSVMQFDYDGFKVNILDTPGHQDFSEDTYRTLTAVDSAVMIIDSAKGIEDQTLKLFKVCRMRGIPIFTFINKLDRQGKAPLELLAELEEVLGIESYPMNWPIGMGKEFLGIYDRFNNRIEQFRVDEDKRFVQLNEEGEIEGEHSLKESSLYDQTLEEIMLLDEAGNEFSKDRISDGTLTPVFFGSALTTFGVQTFLDSYLQFAPEPQPRNSTAGEIDPQSEEFSGFIFKIQANMNPAHRDRIAFLRICSGKFERGMTVQLSRTGKSMKLAQSTQFMADDRSTVEEAVAGDIIGLYDPGTYQIGDTIVSGKEGFLYEKLPQFTPELFVRVSAKNVMKQKHFHKGIQQLVQEGAIQLFKTLKTEEYLLGAVGQLQFEVFEARMRNEYNVEVLMERQGSKIARWIEGDDVNENLSSSRSLLVTDRYDKKVFLFENEFALRWFQDKNPEVKLYNPMDAS, encoded by the coding sequence ATGAAAAAATTAAAAGATGAAGTACAATCGCGAAGAACGTTTGCGATTATTTCCCACCCGGATGCCGGGAAAACGACGCTTACGGAAAAGCTGTTGCTGTTCGGCGGTGCAATCCGTGATGCTGGTACGGTAAAAGCTAAGAAGACAGGGAAGTTTGCGACAAGTGACTGGATGGAAATTGAGAAGCAGCGTGGAATCTCCGTTACCTCAAGTGTCATGCAATTCGATTATGATGGCTTTAAGGTGAACATTCTTGACACACCAGGCCACCAGGATTTCTCTGAGGACACGTATAGAACGTTAACTGCGGTCGACAGTGCCGTGATGATCATAGATTCAGCAAAGGGTATCGAGGATCAGACTCTCAAGCTTTTCAAGGTTTGCCGTATGAGAGGAATTCCGATCTTTACCTTTATCAACAAGCTTGATCGCCAGGGTAAAGCCCCTCTTGAGCTGCTAGCTGAATTGGAAGAAGTGCTTGGGATTGAATCTTATCCAATGAATTGGCCGATTGGCATGGGCAAGGAGTTCCTTGGGATCTATGACCGATTCAACAACCGGATTGAACAGTTCCGTGTAGATGAGGACAAACGCTTTGTTCAATTGAACGAAGAAGGAGAAATAGAGGGTGAGCATTCACTGAAAGAGTCTTCACTATACGACCAGACTTTAGAAGAAATCATGCTGTTGGATGAAGCGGGAAATGAATTTTCAAAAGATCGGATTTCAGATGGAACATTGACACCTGTATTTTTTGGAAGCGCCCTGACGACTTTTGGCGTCCAGACATTCCTTGATTCCTATCTGCAATTTGCACCGGAGCCACAGCCGAGGAATTCGACTGCAGGGGAAATTGATCCGCAATCAGAGGAGTTTTCTGGCTTTATCTTTAAAATCCAGGCAAACATGAACCCGGCACATCGCGACAGAATTGCCTTCCTGCGCATCTGCTCAGGCAAGTTTGAACGAGGAATGACCGTCCAGCTTAGCCGTACAGGAAAATCAATGAAGCTTGCGCAGTCTACACAGTTCATGGCTGATGATCGCAGTACTGTTGAGGAAGCAGTTGCAGGTGACATCATCGGTCTTTACGACCCGGGCACATACCAGATTGGTGATACGATTGTTTCTGGCAAGGAAGGATTCCTGTATGAAAAGCTTCCACAGTTTACACCAGAACTTTTCGTAAGGGTTTCAGCAAAGAATGTCATGAAGCAAAAACATTTCCATAAAGGAATCCAACAGCTTGTCCAGGAAGGAGCCATCCAGCTTTTCAAGACATTGAAGACGGAAGAGTACCTTCTTGGTGCCGTCGGACAGCTCCAATTCGAAGTATTCGAAGCAAGGATGCGCAACGAATATAATGTAGAGGTCCTCATGGAAAGACAGGGTTCCAAGATTGCCCGCTGGATCGAAGGCGACGATGTGAACGAAAACCTGTCCAGCTCGAGGAGTCTGCTTGTCACTGACCGTTATGACAAAAAAGTATTCTTATTCGAGAACGAATTCGCCTTAAGGTGGTTCCAGGACAAGAATCCTGAAGTAAAACTTTATAATCCTATGGATGCTTCATAA
- a CDS encoding Na+/H+ antiporter NhaC family protein — protein MLNQSQSTELKTSEAAAVILLLLTGIGYGMIKLELMPHIPVLIGIGSMIIYGLFKKIKMDELENSMIEGARAGLGAVLIFFFIGMLVSSWIAAGTIPTLIYIAFDLVTGKWFYAIVFIVTSVIGLSIGSSLTTSAVIGVAFIAVSESLGFSLAITAGAVVSGAFLGDKMSPLSDTTVLASATVKVDLFEHIKNMSWTTIPAFFISLVMFAALSPELGSADFTKLGSLQNTLLEMNLVNWYSLIPLVIIAILAVRKVSSILTLGAGTLSAMMISLMVVPQNDWSQLPGILYSGYVSESGNEQLDSLLSRGGIESMFFSVSLVLLALSMGGLLFKLGVLPALLRGLASRLENVPVLVGSTALSAIGINFLIGEQYLSILITGNTFAGHFEKAGLHPKNLSRVLEDAGTVLNPLVPWSVCGVFLSSVLGVSTMDYVPFAFFCLLSPLLTLAAGFTGITLSKTGKNAVA, from the coding sequence ATGTTAAACCAAAGCCAATCAACCGAACTGAAAACTTCTGAGGCTGCTGCTGTTATTTTATTGCTTCTGACGGGGATCGGTTATGGCATGATAAAACTTGAACTAATGCCGCACATTCCGGTCCTGATCGGTATCGGGTCAATGATAATTTATGGTTTGTTTAAAAAAATCAAGATGGACGAACTAGAAAATAGTATGATTGAGGGTGCCAGGGCAGGCCTGGGAGCTGTATTGATTTTTTTCTTCATTGGGATGCTTGTCAGCAGCTGGATTGCTGCTGGTACCATTCCTACTTTGATATATATCGCATTTGATTTAGTGACTGGAAAGTGGTTTTATGCGATTGTCTTTATTGTCACATCTGTTATTGGGTTAAGCATTGGCAGTTCATTGACTACCTCAGCTGTAATTGGTGTAGCGTTCATAGCTGTTAGTGAAAGTTTGGGATTTTCATTGGCAATCACTGCCGGTGCAGTGGTATCGGGCGCATTCCTTGGTGATAAAATGTCGCCGCTATCGGATACAACCGTTTTAGCGTCTGCAACTGTTAAAGTAGATCTTTTTGAGCATATCAAAAACATGAGCTGGACGACGATACCTGCGTTCTTCATTTCACTTGTGATGTTTGCGGCCTTGTCGCCAGAACTGGGATCAGCAGATTTTACAAAGCTTGGTAGCTTGCAGAATACTCTATTGGAGATGAATCTTGTTAACTGGTACTCACTCATTCCGCTGGTTATCATTGCGATACTTGCGGTGAGGAAAGTATCTTCAATTTTGACACTAGGAGCAGGAACCCTTTCAGCGATGATGATCAGTTTGATGGTTGTTCCGCAAAATGACTGGAGCCAGCTTCCGGGAATTTTATATTCAGGCTATGTTTCTGAGAGCGGCAACGAGCAGCTGGATTCCCTGCTGAGCCGCGGGGGGATTGAGAGCATGTTCTTTTCAGTCTCGCTTGTACTCCTTGCTTTAAGCATGGGTGGATTGCTGTTCAAGCTTGGTGTTCTTCCGGCTCTATTGCGAGGGCTTGCCAGCAGGCTGGAAAATGTTCCTGTTCTCGTTGGCTCAACAGCTTTATCTGCGATTGGGATCAACTTCTTGATTGGTGAGCAATATCTTTCAATTCTTATAACAGGCAATACATTTGCTGGCCACTTCGAAAAAGCTGGGCTGCATCCGAAAAATCTTTCGCGTGTCCTGGAGGATGCCGGGACAGTACTCAATCCACTTGTACCCTGGAGTGTGTGTGGCGTTTTCCTTAGCAGCGTCCTTGGAGTCAGCACGATGGACTATGTTCCATTTGCGTTCTTTTGTCTGCTGTCACCGTTATTGACACTTGCAGCAGGATTTACTGGAATAACCTTATCGAAGACAGGGAAAAATGCGGTGGCATAA